The following are encoded together in the Oncorhynchus kisutch isolate 150728-3 linkage group LG8, Okis_V2, whole genome shotgun sequence genome:
- the LOC116374853 gene encoding uncharacterized protein LOC116374853, whose product MCPLRYLCPLRHLGCMMPLNLCIVNTSSPKTQCRLLFDKGIFTVYDYVFGSGTRLYVTDNHVRKPKVTVYPASNPESNGKITLLCLARDMFPDLVKISWEMEDECGQTVEVSKAETEQLEQREEGRTTSMIIIDKENAYRNKYICSVEHEWGAQDVDMLKDRFFFMCSLNLASLVYTVMIVKSMVYCCGLSLLLHNRNMGKWTQHL is encoded by the exons ATGTGCCCCCTCAGATATTTGTGCCCCCTACGACATTTGGGGTGCATGATGCCGCTGAACCTTTGTATTGTTAACACAAGCTCACCCAAGACACAGTGTAGACTACTTTTTGACAAGGGAATTTTCACAGTGTATGATTATGTATTTGGCTCTGGTACGAGACTTTATGTGACAG ACAATCACGTACGTAAACCCAAAGTGACCGTCTACCCAGCGTCCAACCCTGAGTCGAATGGGAAGATCACCCTGCTATGTCTGGCTAGAGACATGTTTCCAGACTTGGTCAAGATCTCATGGGAGATGGAGGATGAATGCGGTCAAACAGTGGAGGTGTCCAAAGCAGAGACGGAACAGCTGGAGCAGAGGGAGGAAGGGCGGACGACCAGTATGATCATCATTGATAAAGAGAATGCGTACAGGAACAAATACATCTGTTCTGTGGAGCATGAATGGGGCGCTCAAGATGTTGACATGCTAAAAG ATCGCTTCTTCTTCATGTGCAGTCTGAACCTGGCCTCTCTGGTTTATACAGTGATGATAGTGAAGAGCATGGTGTACTGCTGTGggctctctctcctgctgcacAACAGGAACATGGGGAAGTGGACACAACACCTGTAG